TGCAGCGGTACATCGAGCTCGCCATCGGTGAGGGCAACTCGACCGCGGACACCGCTGCGCCCGGCAGCCCATGGCTGGCCGACACCTGGCGCGACCGCTTCCAGCAGATGCTGCAGCGCGCCGAGGCCCGGTTGCACCCGCAGGACCACGGCCCGATCGAAACGCTGTTCAACGACGAGGCGCTGCTGGAGAATCCGCGCGCGGCGATCGAACAGCTGCTCGCGAGCTACCCCGACGCCGAAACCGTTGTGCTGCACCCCGCCGACGTGCCGTTCTTCGTCACCCTGTGCAAGACGCTGGGCAAGCCGGTCAACTTCGTGCCCGTCATCGACAAGGACGTGCGCCGCTGGTGGCGCAGCGACTCGCTGTGGCAGGCGCACGACGCCCGCTACGACGCCGACCAGGTATGCATCATCCCCGGCACCGCCGCGGTCGCCGGCATCACCCGGGTCGACGAGCCCGTGGGTGAACTGCTCGACCGCTTCGAGCAGGCCGCCATCGACGACGTGCTGGCCGCCGGCGGCGAGGCGAAAGCCGTCCGCTCGCGCCGGCTGGGCCGCGCGGATGTGACCGGGCCGCTGGCCGTCGTGCTGGACGCCCCCGATGTGCTGTGGGCCGGGCGCACCGCCACCAACCCGGTTCACCGCATCGCCGATCCGGCCGACTGGCTGGTCCACGAAGGTCAGCGCGCCACGCACTCGTCCACCGGTGCTCGCCTGCAGGTCCAGTCCGAGGAGCGCGTCGTTCTGAGCGTCCCGGTGTCCGGGGTCTGGATCGACATCCCGTTCACGTTGCACGCCAACACCATTGACGGCGGTGCGCCGATGGTCTCCACCGACGACGCCATCGCCGCGATGCGCGCGGTCCTGGCGATCGCCGCCGGTGTCGGGGATGGTCAAGGGCCGGAATCCCTCCCGACGGTCACCGACGGGACCGCAACCGTGACGGTGGACTGGGATCCCGAGCGCGTCGCCGACCACACCGGCGTCACGGCCACCTTCGGCGAGCGCCTGGCACCCAGCCTCACCACCGTGCCCGACGCGCTGGTCGGCCTGTGCTGGCCCGCGGTCTTCTCCACGATCGGCTCCGCGGTCACCGAGGCCGGTGTGCCGGTCATCGAGGGCCTGCTGAGCCTCGTCCACCTCGACCACGCCGCTCATGTGGTCGGCAAGCTGCCCGCGCAGCCGGCCCAATTGACCGTTACCGCAACGGCTTCGGCGGCGGTCGATACCGACATGGGCCGGGTTGTCCCGGTCTCGGTGACGGTGGCCGGCCCCGACGGCAAGACGATCGCGACCCTCGAGGAGCGATTCGCGATCCTCGGGCGTACCGGTTCGGCCGAACTCACCGACCCGTCCCGCGCGGGTGGCGCGGTGTCGGAGAACACCACCGACACCCCGCGCCGTCGACGCCGCGACGTCACCATGACCGCGCCGGTCGACATGCGTCCGTTCGCCGTGGTGTCCGGTGACCACAACCCGATCCACACCGATCGGGCCGCCGCGCTGCTGGCCGGCCTGGAATCGCCCATCGTGCACGGCATGTGGCTGTCGGCCGCCGCGCAGCACACGGTGACCGCGACCGACGGCCAGGCCCGCCCGCCGGCCCGCCTGATCGGCTGGACCGCGCGCTTCCTGGGCATGGTGCGTCCGGGTGACGAGGTCGACTTCCGGGTCGACCGTGTCGGAATCGACCAGGGCGCCGAGGTTTTGGAGGTTACCGCCAAGGTCGGAACCGACCTGGTGATGTCGGCGACCGCACGACTGGCCGCACCGAAGACTGTCTACGCGTTCCCCGGCCAGGGCATCCAGCACAAGGGCATGGGCATGGAGGTCCGCGCCCGCTCCAAGGCCGCACGCAAGGTCTGGGACGACGCGGACAGGTTCACCCGCAACACCCTGGGCTTCTCGGTGCTGCACGTGGTGCGCGACAACCCGACCAGCCTGATCGCCAGTGGCGTGCACTACCACCACCCCGACGGTGTGCTGTACCTGACGCAATTCACCCAGGTCGCGATGGCGACCGTGGCGGCCGCCCAGGTCGCCGAGATGCGCGAGCAGGGCGCATTCGTGGAGGGCGCCATCGCGTGCGGTCACTCGGTCGGTGAATACACCGCGCTGGCCTGTGTGCTGGGCGTCTATCAGCTGGAAGCCTTGCTGGAGACCGTGTTCCACCGCGGGTCGAACATGCACGACATCGTGCCGCGCGACGAGATGGGCCGCTCCAACTACCGGTTGGCCGCGATCCGTCCCTCGCAGATCGACCTGCCTGACGACCAGGTCACCGACTTCGTCGCCGAAATCGCCGAGCGCACCGGCGAATTCCTGGAGATCGTGAACTTCAACCTGCGCGGATCGCAGTACGCGATCGCCGGCACGGTCCGCGGTCTCGAGGCCCTCGAGGAAGCCGTGGAGCAGCGTCGCGAGATCAGTGGCGGCAAGCGCTCTTTCATCCTGGTGCCGGGCATCGACGTGCCGTTCCACTCGCGGGTGCTGCGAGTCGGCGTTGCCGACTTCCGCCGCTCGCTGGAGCGCGTCATGCCGCGCGACCAGGATCCCGATCTGGTGATCGGGCGCTACATCCCCAACCTGGTGCCGCGGCCGTTCACGCTGGATCGCGACTTCATCCAGGAGATCCGCGATCTGGTGCCCGCCGAACCGCTGGACCCGATCCTGGCCGACTACGACACCTGGCTGGCCGAGCGGCCGCGCGAGATGGCTCGCACGGTCTTCATCGAGCTGTTGGCCTGGCAGTTCGCCAGCCCGGTGCGCTGGATCGAAACCCAGGACTTGCTCTTCATCGAGGAGGCCGCCGGCGGTCTGGGCGTGGAGCGGTTCGTCGAGATCGGCGTGAAGTCCGCGCCGACCGTCGCCGGACTTGCCACCAACACCCTCAAGCTGCCCGAATATGCCCACAGCACAGTCGAAGTGCTCAACGCCGAGCGCGACGCCGCGGTGCTGTTCGCCAACGACACCGACCCCGAGCCGGAGGCCGAGGACGTCGCCGAGCCGGCCGTCGAGGCGGGCGCGCCGGCAGCCGCCGCACCGGCCGCCGCGCCCACCGCGCCCTCGGGCGCGCCGCGGCCGGATGACATCGGATTCGACGCGGCCGACGCCACTTTGGCGCTGATCGCGTTGTCGGCCAAGATGCGGATCGACCAGATCGAGCAGCTGGACTCCATCGAGTCCATCACCGACGGTGCGTCGTCGCGGCGTAACCAGCTGCTGGTCGACCTGGGCTCGGAGCTGAACCTGGGTGCTATCGACGGTGCCGCAGAGGCCGACCTGGCCGGGCTGCGGTCGCAGGTGACCAAACTGGCACGCACCTACAAGCCTTACGGCCCGGTGCTTTCCGACGCGATCAACGACCAGCTGCGCACGGTCCTCGGGCCGTCCGGCAAGCGGCCGGCCGCGATCACCGAGCGAGTCACCAAGACCTGGGAGCTCGGCGAGGGCTGGGCCAAGCACGTCGTCGTCGAGGTTGCGCTGGGAACCCGCGAGGGCACCAGCGTGCGCGGCGGTGCGATGGGGCACCTGCACGAGGGCGCGCTGGCCGATGCTGCTTCTGTCGACAAGGTCATCGACGCCGCGGTCGCCTCGGTTGCTGCGCGCCACGGCGTTTCGGTGGCGCTGCCCTCGGCGGGCGGTGGTGGCGGAGCGACCATCGACGCCGCTGCACTGTCGGAGTTCACCGACCAGATCACCGGCCGTGACGGCGTGCTCGCTTCGGCGGCCCGCCTGGTGCTGGGTCAGCTGGGTCTCGACGACACGGTCAGCGCATCGCCGGTGGCCACCGACGCCGAACTGATCGACCTGGTCACCACCGAATTGGGTTCGGAATGGCCACGTTTGGTGGCGCCGGCGTTCGAGCCCAAGAAGGCCGTCGTGTTCGACGACCGCTGGGCCAGCGCCCGCGAGGACCTGGTCAAGCTGTGGCTGACCGACGAGGGCGACATCGACGCCGATTGGGTGCGCCTGTCGGAGCGCTTCGAGGGCGCCGGCCACGTCGTCGCCACCCAGGCGACTTGGTGGCAGGGCAAGGCGCTGGCGGCGGGCCAGCAGATCCACGCCTCGCTGTTCGGCCGCATCGCGGCGGGCGCCGAGAACCCGGACCCCGGTCCCTACAGCAGCGAAGTCGCGGTCGTCACCGGGGCGTCGAAGGGTTCGATCGCCGCGTCGGTCGTGGCGCGTCTGCTCGACGGCGGTGCCACCGTGATCGCCACGACGTCCAAGCTTGACGATGAGCGGCTGGCGTTCTACCGCAACCTGTACCGCGACCACGCCCGGTTCGGTGCGACGCTGTGGGTGGTCGCGGCCAACATGGCCTCCTACTCCGACATCGACGCCCTGGTCGAATGGGTCGGTACCGAGCAGAGCGAAAGCCTTGGGCCGCAGTCGATTCACATCAAGGATGCTCAGACCCCGACGCTGCTGTTCCCGTTCGCGGCACCGCGGGTGGCCGGCGATCTGTCGGAGGCCGGTTCACGCTCCGAGATGGAGATGAAGGTTCTGCTGTGGGCCGTGCAGCGGCTGATCGGCGGCCTGTCCAAGATCGGTGCCGAGCGCGACATCGCGTCACGTCTGCACGTGGTGCTGCCGGGCTCGCCCAACCGCGGAATGTTCGGCGGTGACGGCGCTTACGGAGAGGCCAAGGCCGCGCTGGACGCTCTGGTGAGCCGCTGGAACGCCGAATCCTCGTGGGCCGCGCGAGTCAGCTTGGCGCATGCGCTGATTGGCTGGACCCGCGGCACCGGGCTGATGGGTCACAACGACGCCATCGTCACCGCCGTCGAGGAGGCCGGTGTCACCACCTACTCCACCGACGAGATGGCCGGGATGCTGCTGGCCCTCTGCGACGTGGAGTCGAAGGTGGCCGCGGCGGGCAAGCCGATCGAGGCGGATCTGACCGGCGGTCTCGGCGACGTCGAGCTCGACATGGCCGAGTTGGCCGCCAAAGCGCGCGAGGAGATGTCCTCGGAGGCAGTCGAAGACGACGAGAGCGGCCGGGGTAACCCGGAAACCGTTGCCGCGCTGCCGTCCCCGCCGCGCGGGTTCACCCCGGCACCGCCGCCGGAATGGGCCGACCTCGACCTCGACCCGGCCGATCTGGTGGTCATCGTCGGCGGCGCCGAACTCGGCCCGTACGGGTCGTCGCGCACCCGCTTCGAGATGGAGGTCGACAGCGAGCTGTCGGCCGCGGGTGTGCTCGAGCTGGCCTGGACCACCGGGCTGATTCGCTGGGAGGACGACCCCCAACCGGGTTGGTACGACACGGCATCCGGTGACCTGATCGACGAGGCCGAACTGGTCGAGCGCTACCACGACATCGTCGTCGAGCGCTGCGGCATCCGGGAGTTCGTCGACGACGGTTCGATCGATCCCGACCACGCGTCGCCGCTGCTGGTGTCGGTGTTCCTGGACAAGGACTTCGCGTTCGTCGTCTCCTCGGAGGCCGATGCCCGCGCGTTCGCCGAATTCGACCCGGAGCACACGGTCATCCGGCCGGTGCCCGACTCGAGCGACTGGCAAGTTATCCGCAAGGCGGGCACCGAAATTCGGGTGCCGCGGAAGAACAAACTGTCGCGGGTCGTCGGCGGCCAGGTCCCGACCGGGTTCGACCCGACCGTGTGGGGCATCAGCGCGGACATGGCCAGTTCCATTGACCGCCTTGCGGTGTGGAACATCGTCGCGACCGTCGACGCGTTCCTGTCCGCCGGCTTCAGCCCCGCCGAAGTGATGCGCTACGTGCACCCGAGCCTGGTGGCCAACACCATGGGCACCGGCATGGGCGGTGGCAGCTCGATGCAGACGATGTACCACGGAAACCTGTTGGGCCGTAACAAGCCGAACGACATCTTCCAGGAAGTTCTGCCGAACATCGTCGCCGCGCACGTGGTTCAGTCCTACATCGGCAGCTACGGCTCGATGATTCACCCGGTCGCCGCGTGTGCGACGGCCGCGGTGTCAGTCGAGGAGGGCGTCGACAAGATCCGGTTGGGCAAGGCCGAGATGGTCGTGGCCGGCGGTATCGATGACCTGACGCTGGAAGGCATCATCGGCTTCGGCGACATGGCGGCCACCGCCAGCACCGAGATGATGCGTGACCGCGGCATCGCGGACTCGAAGTTCTCGCGGCCCAACGACCGTCGGCGGCTTGGCTTCGTCGAAGCCCAGGGTGGCGGCACCATCCTGCTCGCGCGCGGTGACCTGGCGCTGAAGATGGGTCTGCCGGTGCTCGCGGTGGTGGGCTTCGCGCAGTCCTTCGGCGACGGTGTGCACACCTCGATCCCGGCCCCGGGCCTGGGGGCGCTCGGCGCGGGCCGCGGCGGCAAGGACTCGCCACTGGCACGCGAATTGGCCAAGTTGGGTGTTGGCGCCGACGACATCGCGGTGATCTCCAAGCACGACACGTCGACGCTGGCCAACGATCCCAACGAGACCGAGCTGCACGAGCGGCTGGCCGACTCGCTGGGCCGCTCCGAGGGTGCTCCGCTGTTCATCGTGTCGCAGAAGAGCCTCACCGGGCACGCCAAGGGTGGCGCGGCGGTGTTCCAGATGATGGGGCTGTGCCAGATGCTGCGCGACGGCGTGATCCCGCCGAACCGCAGCCTGGACTGCGTCGACGACGAGCTGTCCGGATCGGCCCACTTCGTCTGGGTGCGGGACACCTTGCGCCTGGGCGGGAAGTTCCCGCTCAAGGCCGGGATGCTGACCAGCCTCGGGTTCGGTCACGTGTCCGGGCTGGTCGCGCTGGTGCACCCGCAGGCGTTTATCGCCACGTTGGACCCGAGCGAGCGCGAGGACTACCAGCGACGCGCGGACGCACGCCTGCTGGCCGGTCAGCGCCGGTTGGTGTCGGCCATCGCCGGCGGCGAGCCGATGTACCAGCGGCCGCCGGACCGTCGTTTCGACCACAGCTCGCCGGAGAAGCGCCAGGAGGCTTCGATGCTGCTGAACCCGGTCGCGCGACTGGGCGATGACGACGCCTATGAGGTGCCTGCCGGATGACATTGGCGATCGGTTAACCTGGCCAGCCATGGGCATTGTCGGTGTGGGGATCGATCTCGTCTCCATTCCGGATTTCGCCGACCAGGTTGACCAACCGGGAACGGTGTTCTCCGAGACATTTACGCCGGGTGAGCGCCGCGACGCCTCCGACAAGAGTTCGTCGGCGGCGCGTCACCTGGCCGCACGATGGGCCGCGAAGGAAGCCGTGATCAAGGCCTGGTCCGGGTCACGGTTCTCCCAGCGGCCGATCCTGCGCGAGGACATCCACCGCGACATCGAAGTCGTCACCGACATGTGGGGACGCCCGCGGGTGCGGTTGACCGGAGACATCGCCAAACATCTGGCCGACGTCACGATCCATGTGTCGCTGACTCACGAAGGGGATACCGCGGCCGCGGTCGCCATCCTCGAAACGTCCTGAGCGGCCTGGCCGCGCCGACGAGCTAGCCTCAAGACCATGAGCGATCTGGTTGAGCGCGTCCGCGATGTCTTGCCGTCGGTGCGCCGCGATCTCGAGGACTTGGTGCGGATCGAATCGGTGTGGGCCGATCCGGGCCGCCGCGACGAGGTGCATCGCAGTGCGCAGGCAGTGGCGGATCTGTTGTCCCAGGCCGGTTTTAGCGAGGTGCGTATCGTCAGCGAGGGTGGCGCCCCGGCCGTCATCGCGCAGCATCCGGCACCGGCCGGCGCGCCGACCGTGCTGCTGTACGCCCACCACGACGTGCAGCCCGAAGGCGACCGCGAGCAGTGGGCATCGCCGCCGTTCGAGCCGACCGAGCGCGATGGACGGCTGTATGGGCGCGGCAGCGCCGACGACAAGGCCGGTATCGCAACGCATTTGGCCGCATTCCGGGCGCACGGCGGCCAGCCGCCGGTGGGCGTGACGGTCTTCGTCGAAGGCGAAGAGGAATCCGGGTCGCCGTCGCTGGGTCGGCTGCTGGCCGCCCACCGCGACGCACTGGCCGCCGACGTGATCGTCATTGCCGACTCGGACAACTGGAGCACCGAAACCCCGGCGCTGACGGTGACGCTGCGCGGCCTGGTCGACTGCGTGGTTGAAGTGGCCACCCTTGACCATGGTCTGCACTCGGGAATTTGGGGCGGCGTGGTGCCGGACGCGCTGAGCGTGTTGGTGCGGCTGCTGGCCAGCCTGCACGACGACGACGGCAACGTGGCCGTCGCCGGCTTGCACGAAAGCACCGCCGCCGCGGTGGATTACCCGCCCGCGCGGGTGCGCGCCGACTCCGGCCTGCTGGACGGCGTGTCCGAGATCGGTTCGGGTTCTGCGCCGCAGCGGCTTTGGGCCAAACCCGCGATCACCGTGATCGGCATCGACACCACGCCGATCGACAAGGCGTCGAACACGCTGATCCCCAGGGCCCGCGCCAAGATCAGCATGCGGGTGGCGCCCGGCGGCGACGCGGCCGCACACCTGGATGCGTTGACCTTGCACCTGCAACAGCACACCCCGTGGGGCGCGCGGATCAGCGTCACCCGCGGCGACATCGGTGAGCCCTACGCGATTGACGCCAGCGGCAGCGTCTACGACGCCGCGCGCCAGGCGTTCCGGCAGGCGTGGGGCACCGACGCGATCGACATGGGCATGGGTGGGTCGATCCCGTTCATCGCGGAGTTCGCCGAGGCGTTCCCGCAGGCGAAAATCCTGGTGACCGGAGTCGAAGATCCCGCAACCCAGGCACACAGCATCAACGAGAGCCTGCACTTGGGCGTGCTGGAACGCGCGGCCATAGCCGAGGCCCTGCTGTTGGCGAAGCTGGCCTAGCCGGCCGCCTAGCCGGCTGCTAGTCGTCGGCGATCCCGGGTGCGCTGAGCGCCGCGACCGTGTCTTCCCGCTGCAGCACCGAGCGCGCGGCCACCGCAAACTGGTTGAGCTTGTCGACGACGGTTTGCCCTTCCGGCTGGTGCCCCCAGATGCTGATGCCCTGGTGCGTGGTGGGGCTCCAGGTGGATTCATCGACGACGATCGGGTTCCACCCCACCTCCCACTCGAATCCCGACGGCGTCAGCGCGTAGTAGGACAGCTCCTTGTCGTTGGTGTGCTGGCCGACCGACAGCGCGATGCCGAATCCCAGTTCCTTGCTGCGTTGATAGGAAGCAACCATGTCGTCGAGCGTGGCGAGCTGAACGTTCACGTGTTGGACTCGGGTGCGAATCGGGTTGAGAGGCAACATTGTTGCGTTGGCGATTGCTACGGAATGGTGCCGCTCGTTGACCCGCAGGAACCGGATCTTGAGCTTCATGCCGTTGATCGTCTCGTCGATGTAATCCGACAGGCGTGCGTCGAAGACGTGGTTGTAGTAGCCACGGACCAGGTGCGGTTTCTTGGTCGGGAGGGCCACGTGGCCCATTCCGCCTGCGCCGGTGACGAATCCGCTGCCGGGTATGTTCAGAGCCAGCGCAGAGGTGCGGGCGGTGGTGTAGATCTCCTGCGAGAGTCCGTTCGGACCGGGGAACCGCAGGAAGCGCTCGACACCGCGCAGCTTCGCCTCCTCGTCGGTGCCCTCGACGGAGGGCACCCCGTGGTCGGCGACGCGTCGGCTGATTTCGTCGAATGTCGCATGGCCGTCGAGTTGCCAACCCAGCGTGACCACGTCCTCGGCCGGCCCGCGTCGTAGCAGCACGCGACATTCGTTGTCGTCGAGACGGAATCGAACGGTGTCGGGCGTCAGCTCGTCGAGGTGCATGCCGATCGCGTCGCGGCCGAAGCGTTTCCAGTCGCCGATCTTGTTGGTTTCGATCACGACGTAACCCAGGTGCACGTTGCCGAACACCGAAGATGGTTGAGCGGTAGACATTTTGATCCTCAGCTTTTCAAAAATGCAGCGGTGACTGCGTTGAATAGTTCGGCGCGCTCCCACTGCACCCAGTGCCCGGTGCGCGCAGCGAGCAGGACGTCGGCGTTGGGCATCCGGTCTGCCAGCATCGCGGCGCCGCCGGGTTTGTTGACCTTGTCGTCACGCCCCCAGATGATCAGCGTTGGCGTCGTGAGACTGCCGAGTCTGCGGTCGCGGGTGAAGTCCATTCGCCACAGGGTGCGTAAACCGGATGGGCGTTGCAGGGGAGGGTCGGCAACGACCTCGGGATCGATCGACGCCTGGTAGCGGGACTCGATCAGCGCGTCGGGCACCGCGTCCGCGTCGTGCACCAGGTAGGAGCGGATGAACGTGCGCAGCTTCTGTCGGCTCGGTCCGTCGCCGCCGTAGTACGCCAGCAGATTTCGCAACCCCTCGCTGGGCAGGCCGCGGGTCGTTCCGATGCCACCGGGACCCATCAGCACAAGCTTGTCGACTCGGTCCGGAGTATCTAGGGCCAGTCGCAGAGCGCACGAGCCGCCGTAGGAATTTCCGACCAGATGCGCATGGCCGATGCCGAGCTCGTCGAGCATGCCCCGGATGTGATCGGCGAGGTATCCGAACGGATCTCGGCGGTCGACGCCCTTGGTGGAGCGGCCATAGCCCGGCATGTCCGGAACGAGGACGCGGAAGTCTGCGGCGAGCGCGTCGACGTTGCGCGCGTAATTCGACATACCCGAGGCGCCCGGGCCACCGCCGTGCAGCAGGACGACGGCAGGGCCGGTGCCGCTCTCGGCGACGAAGATCTCTTTTCCGTTGACACACACGGTGCGTTCGGTGATGGTGCCGATACTCATTGTTCTCCTTAAGATTTGAAGCCGGCCGGCGGCGGGGGCAAGGGTTGGCGATCACTGGCGCCGGCGTAGACGAAGCCGTCGGGCCGAACGGCCACCACCGCGGCGCCCTTCTTGCCGAGCCAGGCGATGAGCGACCCGTCGTTGTCGACCACGCAGTCCGCACGCGGAATACTCCCGGGTGAGGTGACCTGCAGGACGGGCACGCCCGCCGCCCGCCAGTCCGGGCACTGCGCGGCGCGCCCGGTGTGCAGCACGGTCCAGCGGCCGCCGATCACGTCATCGAGACGAACGTTGTCGCCCTTTTCGTCGAGGATGCAAGGTTGCGGGATGAGCCAGCCGACGGCCCCGTTTCCGTTGTGCGCCAGCAGACCGTCACGGTAGCGCGCGTCGGGCAGCCAGCGGTGATTGCGCAACCAGCTGAGGAAGTACGGCACCTTGCTCGCCGTACGGAAGAGATGATTGCGGACGGTTGCCCGGAACCGATTCCGCTGAATGATGAGGTTGCCGGTCTTGACCGCGCGGTTGGTCACCTCTTTGACATGTGGCAGGCGCTCGGCCTGGTAGCTGTCGAGCACGGATTCCGGCAGCGACCCGTTCAGCACGGCCCCGAGCTTCCAGCACAGGTTCCCCACATCGCGCACGCCCGCGCACATACCCTGGCCGATCCACGGCGGCATCGCGTGTGCGGCGTCGCCGGCCAGGAAGATCCGGCCCGCGCGCCATCGGTCGGCAAAGCGGACATGGTGGCTGTAGCAGGCGAAGCCGAGGATCCGCACATTCTGCGGAGATATTCCCTGGCGGCTCAACACCTTCCAGATCGCCTCCTCGTTGAGGAAGTCGTTCTCGTCCTCCTCGTCACGCACCGGGAACTCCCAGCGGTGGTGTCCTAGCGGGGTGGGGCAGTCGACGGTCGGCCGGTCGGGGTTGCAGTGGAACCGAAGCCGGTCGTGGCCGGGC
The Mycobacterium sp. 050128 genome window above contains:
- a CDS encoding fatty acid synthase subunit beta domain-containing protein — protein: MTIHEHNRLSADGEGPHWGHRPLAGDTHALVDRLTAGEPYAVAFGGQGSDWLETLEELVSSAGIETDIATLVGEAELLLEPVAKELVVVRPIGFEPLRWVRALAAEDPTPAGKHLTSAAVSMPGVLLTQIAAVRALARQGMDWTATPPVAVAGHSQGVLAVEAFKALKDGAAARDVELLALAQLIGAAGTLVARRRGISVLGDRPPMVSVTNADPERIQRLLEEFSQDVRTVLPPVLSIRNGRRSVVITGTPEQLSRFELYCQQISEKEDADRKNKLRGGDVFAPVFDPVQVEVGFHTPRLADGIEIVGRWAEKVGLDVELARRLTDAILVSGVDWVEEITGVHNAGARWILDLGPGDILTRLTAPVIRGLGVGIVPAATRGGQRNLFTVGATPEVARPWSSYAPTVVTLPDGRVKLSTKFTRLTGRSPILLAGMTPTTVDAKIVAAAANAGHWAELAGGGQVTEEIFGARIEELAGLLEPGRTYQFNTLFLDPYLWKLQVGGKRLVQKARQAGAAIDGLVISAGIPDLEEAVALIDELNDVGISHVVFKPGTIEQIRSVIRIATEAPTKSVIVHIEGGRAGGHHSWEDLDDLLLATYSELRSRSNITVCVGGGIGTPERAAEYLSGRWSQSYGFPSMPIDGILVGTAAMATLEATTSPSVKQMLVETTGTDQWIGAGKAQGGMASSRSQLGADIHEIDNTASRCGRLLDEVAGDADAVAQRRDEIIAAMAGTAKPYFGDVREMTYLQWLQRYIELAIGEGNSTADTAAPGSPWLADTWRDRFQQMLQRAEARLHPQDHGPIETLFNDEALLENPRAAIEQLLASYPDAETVVLHPADVPFFVTLCKTLGKPVNFVPVIDKDVRRWWRSDSLWQAHDARYDADQVCIIPGTAAVAGITRVDEPVGELLDRFEQAAIDDVLAAGGEAKAVRSRRLGRADVTGPLAVVLDAPDVLWAGRTATNPVHRIADPADWLVHEGQRATHSSTGARLQVQSEERVVLSVPVSGVWIDIPFTLHANTIDGGAPMVSTDDAIAAMRAVLAIAAGVGDGQGPESLPTVTDGTATVTVDWDPERVADHTGVTATFGERLAPSLTTVPDALVGLCWPAVFSTIGSAVTEAGVPVIEGLLSLVHLDHAAHVVGKLPAQPAQLTVTATASAAVDTDMGRVVPVSVTVAGPDGKTIATLEERFAILGRTGSAELTDPSRAGGAVSENTTDTPRRRRRDVTMTAPVDMRPFAVVSGDHNPIHTDRAAALLAGLESPIVHGMWLSAAAQHTVTATDGQARPPARLIGWTARFLGMVRPGDEVDFRVDRVGIDQGAEVLEVTAKVGTDLVMSATARLAAPKTVYAFPGQGIQHKGMGMEVRARSKAARKVWDDADRFTRNTLGFSVLHVVRDNPTSLIASGVHYHHPDGVLYLTQFTQVAMATVAAAQVAEMREQGAFVEGAIACGHSVGEYTALACVLGVYQLEALLETVFHRGSNMHDIVPRDEMGRSNYRLAAIRPSQIDLPDDQVTDFVAEIAERTGEFLEIVNFNLRGSQYAIAGTVRGLEALEEAVEQRREISGGKRSFILVPGIDVPFHSRVLRVGVADFRRSLERVMPRDQDPDLVIGRYIPNLVPRPFTLDRDFIQEIRDLVPAEPLDPILADYDTWLAERPREMARTVFIELLAWQFASPVRWIETQDLLFIEEAAGGLGVERFVEIGVKSAPTVAGLATNTLKLPEYAHSTVEVLNAERDAAVLFANDTDPEPEAEDVAEPAVEAGAPAAAAPAAAPTAPSGAPRPDDIGFDAADATLALIALSAKMRIDQIEQLDSIESITDGASSRRNQLLVDLGSELNLGAIDGAAEADLAGLRSQVTKLARTYKPYGPVLSDAINDQLRTVLGPSGKRPAAITERVTKTWELGEGWAKHVVVEVALGTREGTSVRGGAMGHLHEGALADAASVDKVIDAAVASVAARHGVSVALPSAGGGGGATIDAAALSEFTDQITGRDGVLASAARLVLGQLGLDDTVSASPVATDAELIDLVTTELGSEWPRLVAPAFEPKKAVVFDDRWASAREDLVKLWLTDEGDIDADWVRLSERFEGAGHVVATQATWWQGKALAAGQQIHASLFGRIAAGAENPDPGPYSSEVAVVTGASKGSIAASVVARLLDGGATVIATTSKLDDERLAFYRNLYRDHARFGATLWVVAANMASYSDIDALVEWVGTEQSESLGPQSIHIKDAQTPTLLFPFAAPRVAGDLSEAGSRSEMEMKVLLWAVQRLIGGLSKIGAERDIASRLHVVLPGSPNRGMFGGDGAYGEAKAALDALVSRWNAESSWAARVSLAHALIGWTRGTGLMGHNDAIVTAVEEAGVTTYSTDEMAGMLLALCDVESKVAAAGKPIEADLTGGLGDVELDMAELAAKAREEMSSEAVEDDESGRGNPETVAALPSPPRGFTPAPPPEWADLDLDPADLVVIVGGAELGPYGSSRTRFEMEVDSELSAAGVLELAWTTGLIRWEDDPQPGWYDTASGDLIDEAELVERYHDIVVERCGIREFVDDGSIDPDHASPLLVSVFLDKDFAFVVSSEADARAFAEFDPEHTVIRPVPDSSDWQVIRKAGTEIRVPRKNKLSRVVGGQVPTGFDPTVWGISADMASSIDRLAVWNIVATVDAFLSAGFSPAEVMRYVHPSLVANTMGTGMGGGSSMQTMYHGNLLGRNKPNDIFQEVLPNIVAAHVVQSYIGSYGSMIHPVAACATAAVSVEEGVDKIRLGKAEMVVAGGIDDLTLEGIIGFGDMAATASTEMMRDRGIADSKFSRPNDRRRLGFVEAQGGGTILLARGDLALKMGLPVLAVVGFAQSFGDGVHTSIPAPGLGALGAGRGGKDSPLARELAKLGVGADDIAVISKHDTSTLANDPNETELHERLADSLGRSEGAPLFIVSQKSLTGHAKGGAAVFQMMGLCQMLRDGVIPPNRSLDCVDDELSGSAHFVWVRDTLRLGGKFPLKAGMLTSLGFGHVSGLVALVHPQAFIATLDPSEREDYQRRADARLLAGQRRLVSAIAGGEPMYQRPPDRRFDHSSPEKRQEASMLLNPVARLGDDDAYEVPAG
- the acpS gene encoding holo-ACP synthase AcpS, whose translation is MGIVGVGIDLVSIPDFADQVDQPGTVFSETFTPGERRDASDKSSSAARHLAARWAAKEAVIKAWSGSRFSQRPILREDIHRDIEVVTDMWGRPRVRLTGDIAKHLADVTIHVSLTHEGDTAAAVAILETS
- a CDS encoding dipeptidase, giving the protein MSDLVERVRDVLPSVRRDLEDLVRIESVWADPGRRDEVHRSAQAVADLLSQAGFSEVRIVSEGGAPAVIAQHPAPAGAPTVLLYAHHDVQPEGDREQWASPPFEPTERDGRLYGRGSADDKAGIATHLAAFRAHGGQPPVGVTVFVEGEEESGSPSLGRLLAAHRDALAADVIVIADSDNWSTETPALTVTLRGLVDCVVEVATLDHGLHSGIWGGVVPDALSVLVRLLASLHDDDGNVAVAGLHESTAAAVDYPPARVRADSGLLDGVSEIGSGSAPQRLWAKPAITVIGIDTTPIDKASNTLIPRARAKISMRVAPGGDAAAHLDALTLHLQQHTPWGARISVTRGDIGEPYAIDASGSVYDAARQAFRQAWGTDAIDMGMGGSIPFIAEFAEAFPQAKILVTGVEDPATQAHSINESLHLGVLERAAIAEALLLAKLA
- a CDS encoding VOC family protein, giving the protein MSTAQPSSVFGNVHLGYVVIETNKIGDWKRFGRDAIGMHLDELTPDTVRFRLDDNECRVLLRRGPAEDVVTLGWQLDGHATFDEISRRVADHGVPSVEGTDEEAKLRGVERFLRFPGPNGLSQEIYTTARTSALALNIPGSGFVTGAGGMGHVALPTKKPHLVRGYYNHVFDARLSDYIDETINGMKLKIRFLRVNERHHSVAIANATMLPLNPIRTRVQHVNVQLATLDDMVASYQRSKELGFGIALSVGQHTNDKELSYYALTPSGFEWEVGWNPIVVDESTWSPTTHQGISIWGHQPEGQTVVDKLNQFAVAARSVLQREDTVAALSAPGIADD